In Nicotiana tabacum cultivar K326 chromosome 19, ASM71507v2, whole genome shotgun sequence, one DNA window encodes the following:
- the LOC107800476 gene encoding 8-hydroxygeraniol oxidoreductase-like isoform X1 — protein sequence MNSDSHRVISCKAAVVWKSGEELKLEEIEVDPPNSTEVRIKMMYASLCGTDVLCCNGFPKPLFPRIPGHEGVGVIESVGEKVKILKEGDIVIPHFLGECGDCPNCKSKKSNLCHKYPLNFSGLLLDGTSRMSIKGQRIYHHVSCSTLSEYLVLDQNYVIKIDPRLPIEHAAFLCCAFTTGFGSTFKDVNIEKGSTVAVLGLGGVGLGVVEGARQKEAAKIIGIDIHEIKSEKAKIFGVTDFINIKVSEKSVSELVKEATGGLGVDYFFECTNVPDLMINEAIQSTRMGYGTVILLGAGLELDWQMSYVPLMLGRTLKGSIYGGIRTRTDLPYIFDKCINKEIKLDELLTHEVSLNDVNKAFEYLKEPNCVKVLIKF from the exons ATGAATTCAGACAGTCACAGGGTCATTTCTTGTAAAG CTGCGGTAGTATGGAAATCAGGAGAGGAATTGAAATTGGAAGAGATAGAAGTGGAtccaccaaattccacagaagtTAGAATTAAGATGATGTATGCAAGTCTGTGTGGAACTGATGTTCTATGCTGCAATGGCTTTCCAAAG CCTTTGTTTCCTCGCATTCCTGGGCATGAAGGAGTTGG TGTGATAGAAAGTGTGGGTGAAAAGGTCAAAATTTTGAAAGAAGGAGACATAGTGATACCACATTTCTTAGGAGAATGTGGAGATTGTCCCAATTGCAAGTCTAAAAAGTCCAATTTATGCCACAAATACCCTTTGAATTTCAGTGGATTATTGTTAGATGGAACATCAAGAATGTCAATTAAAGGGCAAAGGATTTACCACCATGTTAGCTGCTCAACATTATCAGAATACCTAGTTCTTGATCAAAATTATGTTATTAAGATTGATCCTAGGCTCCCTATTGAACATGCTGCTTTCCTTTGTTGTGCATTTACAACTGGATTTGGATCAACATTTAAGGATGTCAATATTGAAAAAGGATCAACTGTTGCTGTCCTTGGTCTTGGAGGTGTTGGACTTGGC GTAGTAGAAGGTGCTAGACAAAAAGAGGCAGCCAAAATCATTGGGATTGATATACACGAAATAAAGAGTGAAAAAGCAAAGATTTTTGGGGTTACTGATTTTATAAATATTAAGGTCAGTGAAAAATCAGTTTCAGAATTAGTTAAAGAAGCCACTGGTGGACTTGGTGTTGACTACTTctttgagtgtacaaatgtgcCTGACCTTATGATCAATGAAGCCATTCAATCCACAAGAATG GGTTATGGCACAGTGATATTGCTTGGGGCTGGACTTGAATTAGATTGGCAAATGAGTTATGTTCCTCTCATGCTTGGTCGGACACTCAAAGGATCCATCTATGGTGGCATTAGAACTCGCACAGACCTTCCATATATATTTGACAAATGTATTAACAAG